The window GCCTGCAGGCCTTCGACCTTTACATGGGCGTGCCCGCTCTCCTTGAGAGCCTGCAGCAAATGGTCGGCGAGGGCGCCGACATGGCGGTTCGACCGTCCGCTCGCGATCACCACGAAATCGGTAACGGACGACTTGCCGGTCAGGTCGATGGATACGATTTCCTCTGCCTTGTCATCATCAAGCGTTTTGACGACGAGGGCTTCGAGGGCTTCACTTTGCTCCCGGCCGCCTTTGAGGCTTACCGGGGCGGGCGCAGTATCATTGCGTTGGCGTTCGACGGGCAGTGCCGGAGCTCCTGTTGAATGGACTAAAACCAGAAAGGTCAGTCTAGCACGCTTCGCCCGCCGGTTCGAGCCAGTGCATGGAAAAGGGTTCACGGCCCGAAACCCAGGCCTTGCGCGACTTCAGACCGGCCTTCGCCGCCAGATCATGGAAGGTGTCCAGCGTGAATTTGTGGGAATTCTCCATGTGGATGGTCTCGTGCTTGCGGATCACGAAGCGTTCGCCAGCAACCGTGAAATGCATGTCGCGCACGGCCATGAGATACATCTCTACGCGCGAGCGGTACGGGTTCCAGAACGCCCGGTACTGCAGGCCGTCGGCGTCTATATCTCCGTCCAGCTCGCGATTGATCCGGGCGATGAGGTTGAGATTGAAGGCGGCTGTAACGCCTGCCTTGTCGTCATAGGCCGCTTCCAGCGTTTCGGACGCTTTGCGCATGTCCGTGCCGATCAGGAGCGCATCGCCTTCGCGCAGCCAGCTGCGCAGGGTTTTGAGAAGGCCAAGCGCGTCTATCAGCTCGAAATTGCCAATAGTCGATCCGGGGAAGAACACCACCCGCCGCCCTGCGTGGGCGTTTTCTGACAGGGGCAGGGCGTCCACATCCAGTTTTTGGGTAAAGTCGTGGCAGAGTGCGCCGATCTCCAGCTCCGGATAATCCGCCGCGAGCTCTTCGCATGCCGCGCGCACATGATCGCCTGAAATGTCCATCCCGACAAAGGCGGCCGGACGCTCCAGCGCGTCCAGCAGTGTGCGGATCTTCACGCTTGACCCCGCACCCGGCTCCAGAACAACCGCGCCCTCGCCCGCCAGTGCCGCCAGTTCCGGGCCGATCGCGCGCAGCAATTCCAGCTCCGTTCCGGTGACATAGTATTCGGGCTGTTCGGTGATGGCATCGAACAGGCGCGAGCCTTCCTCGTCATAATAGTATTTGGGGGGGAGCGCCTTTTGCGGCTTTGACAGGCCAGCCAGAATATCGGACCGGAAATCGGCCGCCGGCGGATGCATGTCCTCATAGAAGGACAGGCTGGGCGTCTGGCCCGTCTTCAGGCTGGGATCGGTCATGGCGGATACTAGGGGGCGGCTTCGGACGAGTGGGCTGGCGAGGTGCGTGAGAGACAGGAATGCCAGCGGAGAACGCCGGGTCGCAGCTTACCGTTCCCGGCGCAGGATCGAGGATGCCTCAGCATGTAATGGCGCGGTGATATATGTCCACCCCGGCGCGCCGCGTTCTACGAGGGCTCTGGCGGCAACCGGCTGGACGCGCGCATGTGCCAGTTGACGGGCCGCTTGGCCCAGCCGCCATTTCAGTGGCGAGCCGCCGCGCGCGATCACGCACACGGGCACCCGCGCGGCAATCTCGCGCCAATGCCCCCAGCGGCGAAAACTGCCAAGCCCGTCCGCGCCCATGATCCAGACAAAGCGGACCTGCGGATACCGCTTTGTCAGATGACGGATAATGTCGATCGTGTAGCGGGTGCCGAGACGGCTCTCGAGCGTGGTCACGACATGGCCCGGTTCCGGGATCAGCGCACGGATCGCGGCAACGCGCGCTTCAATTTCGCCGGGCGCATGGTGTTTGAGCGGGTTGTGCGGCGAGACCAGCCACCATACCGCATCAAGGCCGAGCCGTTTGCTCGCCGTCAGCGCCACGTGGCGGTGCCCGGCATGGGGCGGGTCGAAACTGCCCCCGTACAGCCCTACGGTCATGCCCGGCGCAAGCATCTCCGCCTTGCCGGCAGCAAAGCGGGGTGTGGCGGGCCGCTGGCTCATGGTGTCCAGCTATCGTCCTCATCGCCGCGTGCCAGACGCTCGGCCTTGGCCTTGTCGGCGGCGCGTTGGCCCTCGATGGCGGCCTCGATCCGGTAAAGCAGCGGGCGCATGTTCTCGCCGGTAACGGCCGACACCACAGCAATCTCGCCTTGGCTGCGGCTCTCAAGCTCTGCTTTCAGCTCTTCCAGACGTTCCGGGCTGACCGTCTCCATCTTGGAGAGAACGAGAATTTCCGATTTCTCCGTCAGGCCTGCGCCATAGGCTTCCAGCTCGCCGCGCACCACATCATAGGCCGCGACGGGGTCTTCACCGCCCGCATCGACCAGATGGACCAGCGTGGCGCAACGCTCGATATGGCCAAGGAAACGGTCGCCAATACCGGCGCCCTCGTGGGCGCCCTCGATCAGGCCTGGAATATCAGCGAGCACAAAGCGCTTGCCCTCGCCAGTGTCCACGACGCCCAGATTGGGATGCAGCGTGGTGAAGGGATAGGCTGCGATCTTCGGATTGGCCCGGCTGCAGGCCGACAGGAAGGTCGACTTGCCGGCATTGGGCAAACCCACCAGCCCCGCGTCCGCGATGAGTTTCAGGCGCAGCCACAGCCAGCGCTCCTCGCCCTCTTCGCCGGGCTGGGCATGGCGCGGCGCCTGCTGGCGCGAGGTCTTGAAATGGGCATTGCCCTTGCCGCCGCGTCCGCCGCGCGCCAGCAACACCTTCATGCCCTCTTCGGTCATGTCGGCGAGCACTTCCTCGTTGTTCTCGTCGAGGATCTGCGTGCCCACCGGCACTTTCAGGATGATGTCCTCGCCATCGGCGCCGGTGCGGTTCGCGCCAGCGCCATTAATGCCGCGCTGAGCCTTGAAATGCTGCTTGTAGCGGTAGTCGATGAGCGTGTTGAGCCCGTCCACGGCCTCCGCCCAGACATCGCCGCCCTTGCCGCCATCCCCGCCATCGGGACCGCCAAACTCGACATATTTCTCCCGCCGGAACGAGACGCATCCCGGCCCGCCATAACCAGACGCGATAAAGACTTTGACCTGATCGAGAAATTTCATGCGCTTTGCTTTCAGTCCGGCTGGTTTGGCCGGAGGAGGGTAGTCCGGCGCTCTCTATATACATTCCCGCACGCGATTACAGCCCGCCTGGCCCATGTCCCCACACAACTATGCCCTTGCCCGGACCCGGTTGCGCCTTGCGTGCGTGGCGCCGGGACGTTTCACTGGACCTTACCGTTCGCGCCGGGACACGAATCTGGCCTCGCGGGGACGGGAAAGGGCGTGAAACGGGTATCGAAGAGGGTTCAGCATGAGCGAGCGCGCACCCCGGCCAAGGCCGCCAAAGAAAACCGGAAGCATTGAATTCCGGGTGGCTGCCGAGGACAAGGATGCCTTCCTGGATGCCTGCGAGGCAGAGGGGAGGCCAGCCAGCGGGGTGCTTCGTGAAGCCATGGCGCATTTTGTCCGGCACCGCCGGATCGCGCCCAGCAGATGGAGCCGTCTCATGCCTAATTCCGTTATCGCAGCGGGCCTTGCGCTCGCCTTCGCCGTCCAGTCCGCTGACCGCCTGCCCGGCGCGGACCGGCCCTATGCCATTGCCGAGTTCGACTATTACGACCTCAACTCCGATGGCCGCATCACCTTGCATGAATATCTGCGGGCATCCGGGACGGTCCGGGAGTTGGCGGGGAACAGCAGAACCCCGCGTCAGGCTGAACGGACGGGCCGGGTGTTTGGTTTGTTTGCGGCCTACAATGCTGGCCCCGCCCAAATGCTCTTTGCGCACCCGGATCGCGTTAGTGACGAATGCTGGCGGGCTGTGGAGGACCAGCAACTGGTTGCCACCACTCGCAACTTCCAGCTGATGGACGCCGACAATGATGGCGTTGTGACGCCGGAGGAGTTTGGCCGGTACCGGCTTGAGGCAACACAAAGAGCGTTTAGCAATGCTTGGGACCTCACCGGAGACGGCCTCATCACATCTGCCGATCTCGAACTGCGGGCGCAGAGGTTTTCAGCATTTCAGACAGACACTCCCCGGCGGGAAGAGCAACTGCTCGATCCGGCCACCTTCCACGAGGACACACCTGACCATGTGCGGGTCTGCGCGCCTGAATTCGTCCGGCTCGCGCGAATGGAGCCAGAGACGGTGCCTGCAAGCAGTGACGCCAACCCTCTGATGCGGTCTGAGTCGTTGCTCCAACACTTGGATCTCGACGGTGATGGCGTCATCACCTTCCAGGAATATGCCACCGTCATGGAGCGCAACTGGTCGCGCCCTTAAGGCGCGCCAGCTCTCACCCTGCCTTGCGCACCATGCGCGGGCAGGGGCCAGATCCCATGCGTCCGGATGAGAAGGCAGCCGGCACCTCGCCGGTATAGACAAAGCCGCACTTTTCCAGAACGCGGCCCGAAGCCGGATTATCGGCATAATGCCCGGCGACGATAGGTGCGATGCCGGCCAAGTCGGCCGCAGCGAGAAGGCATTGCGCCGCTTCGCTGGCATAGCCTTGCCCCCAGAAGGGTTCTGCCAGCCAGTAGCCAAACTCGAAGGCGCCGTCTTTTCGCGGGTGCAGGCCGATCATGCCGATGCCCTGCCCGGTGCCTTTGAGCGTAATCGCCCGCACCCGGTCACCCCTGTTGGCCTCTGCGGCCAGGCAGGTGAGGACGTAAAGTTCGGCCCCCAGCGGGGGATTGGGATAGGGGATACGCCCGGTCATGTCGGTGACCTTGCGGTTGGTCGTGCCGGCTGAAATCCAGCCCGCATCGCCGAGCGTCAGGGGGCGCAGCTGCAGCCGCGCCGTCTCCAGAGGCCTTGTCCAGTCCAGTTCTTCTTCGGCATCGGCGTGCATGGCCGTCTCCGGGACGCTGGCCGGGAAAGGGTCCGGCACAACGAAAAGGGGAGCGGGATGATCCCGCTCCCCTTTCAGAGCTTTTGCAGCCAGTGCTGCCCGGGATCACCTTTTCTTGCGAAGGGCGATCCCGGCTTGAAGCGTGGGAAGGCCCCTATTCGGCGGCGTCGCTAAGCGGGGCGACCGACACATACATGCGGTCATCGCGCTTGCGGCGGAACTCCACCTTGCCTTCGGTAAGGGCGAACAGGGTGTGATCCTTGCCCATGCCGACATTGGCGCCGGGATAATACTTCGTGCCGCGCTGGCGAATGATGATATTGCCCGGAATCACGGCCTGACCGCCGGCCTTCTTGACGCCAAGGCGCCGGCCTTCACTGTCGCGTCCGTTGCGGGATGAACCGCCTGCCTTTTTGTGAGCCATTGTCTGCTCTCCTCAAAATCTGTCTGCTATCGGAACGGCGCGGGGGCTTAGCCCTTCGCCAGTTCCTTGGCCTGTTCCACCCAGTCGCCGGTCTCGGCTTTCGCCTTGATGCCGGGGATTTCCGCGTCCAGCGCGTCCAGATCGGCCGCCTTCCAGGCAGCGACCTGCGCAAAGCTGGTCACGCCAGCTTCATTCAGCTTCTTGGCATAGGCCGGGCCCACGCCATTGAGCTGGGTCAGATCGTCATTGCCTGCGGCCTTGGCTTTCGGCGCGGCTTTCGCGGCGGGCTTTTCAGCCTTCGGGGCGGCTTCGTCAGCCTTTGCCTTGGGCGCAGCTTTCGCCTTGGCAGCCGTTTTCGGCTTGGCGCCCGGCAGCACGATCTCGGAGATCGCAACGAAGGCTTCCCACTGGCGGTGGCCCTTGGTGCGGCGGTAGTTCTGACGGCGGCGCTTCTTGAAGACGATGACTTTCTCGCCCTTGCGCACTTCCACCAGCTCGCCGATTACCTGCGCGCCGTCGATGAGGGGGCTGCCGACGGTCACGCCGTCCGTGCCGCCCAGCATCAGCACTTCGCCGAACACGATCTGGTCGCCGGCTTCGCCTTCGATTTTTTCAACGGCGAGGCGGTCGCCTTCGGCAACCTTGTATTGCTTCCCGCCGGTCTTGATTACCGCATACATCTCTCAATCACCTTTTCTACGGCCAGATCTCCCAAACCCTTTGGAAGCCTTGCCCTTTTTCTTCGCCAGCTTCTTTGCAAGATGGCGTTGTCACAACGAAGTGCCCGCACTCAAGGCCTGAGGCGGGCATCAGAGGCGCGGACTTATACCCATGAGCGCGCGCGAGTCAATCGCGCGAGGGCGCTGCCGGGCCTGTATATGCACGGCTGGAAGGCCCTTTGGGGCGGGCGTGCAGGGGCGTCCGGGCGTTGCCGCTTCTCATGCACATTACCCGCTTGCAGGGGGCAAGGCTTGTCGCTAGGTTCCGCGCCTTCGCGGAGAGGTGCCGGAGTGGTCGAACGGGGCGGTCTCGAAAACCGTTGAGCGCGCAAGCGTTCCGAGGGTTCGAATCCCTCCCTCTCCGCCATTTTCATAGCAATTTCAATATGTTAGATCGATTGTTGGCTTCGCGGCCAACATAGCGGCCATCATTGAGTGGCCCAAATTCAAGCCGGTGTTACCGATTAAGCTGAACCCAGAATCGTATTATTGAACTGCTATAAAGCGATGAGGTGAGTCATGCAGTCAACAATCGTCGAGCAACTTTTGCATTCAACCGTGAAGTTGACCACGGCTTGTGAAGGCAAGGTTACCGGCTCTGGCACCGGCTTTTTTGTTAGGTTTGCAAGGCAGGACAACGGTAGTTTTGTGCCCGCCATTGTAACAAATAAACACGTTGTAAACAATAAGGACAGGGTAATTGCAGTTTGTCATTTGGCAGAAGATCAAAATTCGACAGAAGATCAAAAACCTTCCGGTAAATTCGTAAACTGTATAATTTCAATCGCACCTGAGATAATAATTAATCACCCTGATCCAAACGTGGATTTGTGTGCTGTTCCTATAACGGGAATTCTTTCAGATGCGAAGAAGAAAGGGACGCCTCTTTTTGTTAGATTTCTTGATCTTAGCCTAATTCCTGCGCAGGATGATTGGCAATATTTTGACGCACTTGAAGAAGTTTTAATGATAGGTTGCCCAAATGGGATATACGACAAGCATAACAACCTACCCATTATCCGGCGCGGCATAACTGCGACACCGGTCGGCAAGCGATATGAAGGCCGAGATGAATTCATGGTTGATATGGCGTGCTTTCCAGGATCGTCGGGTTCGCCAATTTTTCTCTACAATCAGTCTGGATATTTTAGTAGAAAAGAAAACGCGACTCTGATGGGGGCAGCGCGCCTGCACATAATCGGCGTGCTATATGCAGGCCCACTAATTACAAATGAAGGGAGCGTCATACTTTCGAAAGCGCCTCGCTTCTCTGTTGGCAGCATGATGCATCTCGGCAACGCTATAAGGTCAAGTGAGTTGCATGTTTTGGATGCAGAAATAAAAAGATTGGCTGGCCTGCCGCTTAAGCCCGAAGTTGAAATCGGTGAACCTGAATCATTCGAAGAAAAATAGCCCCGGCCATTACAGCCGGGGCAACCAATCACCCTTGGAGGATGGCGACCGACAAGAGCGATTGGCTAGTTACCCGTGGCGAGGGAACGCAGTCGCACGGGATCAGTGTTCAACCCGGCTGTTGCCTTTGTCGGCCAAGGCGGAGTTGTAAAAGGATCGGTGAACCGCACTGATGGCTTTGGGATATTTCGCGGCGGCTTTGCCAACGTCGATGGATTGAGCGATGCAACCCGCGCCTTCAGGGCAATGCTTCTTGATGAGGTCACCTGAAATCGAACCGTAAGTGTCCTCTGCCAGCCCAAGCAGATAATGCGGCGTGTTGTAGAGGACGGCGGCGGCTTCAAGGTCTTTGCCAGCGATTTCACGAATGCGGGCTAGACCGTCTTCTTTCGTTGAGAGTTCACGGATATATCCGCGTATGTCGGCATGAATGGCAGTGCGCTTTTCGTTGAGCGTGAACGCCTCATCAATGAGCTTCACGCCTTCGTTGAAAAACTCATCTTGAAGCGCGAGAAGTCCGGCTTGAGATTTTTCAACCTCGCGAGCAACATCGTGGGCAATCTTTTGCGCCACGACATGCTTTGAGACTTCGGTGCGCGTTTCGTCTTGATGCAGCGCCGCCACCTTCTCAATCCCGTATTTGATCGAGTCATGGGCGCGGTTCACGTAATTCAGCGCCTTCGCTGGCAGCTTCGACGCATCACCAAGCAGCACCTTGCGTCCGGTCGGTATGGACATGTCAGCAAAAAACTTGGCCGCATCCGGGCTGTTGTTCAGCGGCTTGATCGGTTGAGCGTTAAACATGGCGTGGACTTTCTTCAGTTGTAATTCGCCCTAGCCGGGCGGTTGTTGAGTTCGTCAGATCGGGCGTCTTCATCGCGGCATTCTTCAAGAAGCTTTGCTTGCTGTTCTTCAATGAGCTTATCGACAGCGGCAATGTCTTCAGGTTCGCGCGGGACTTCAGGCACAACTATCAAGCGGTGGCCTTCAGGTATGTCGCCGTATTGGCGCTGCATCCGGGCAAAGGCTTCGTCTTCAGTCTCGTTCCAACGCACCCCCACAACATGCGGCCAGTGGGTGCCGGTGCCGCGCTCTAGGCGCTCTAGGCGTCTGGACAGGCCGCGAAGGCTCATTGCAGCGTCCTGCCCTTCTCAAGCGCCTCTACACGGGCCTCTAGGGCCGATCCCTCAATCATCCGCGACAGGATCGACAGAATGTTGGCTAGGCGGCTGGCGTCTTCGACCTTGATTGAGCCGGAGCGCGCGTCCCTGAAAAGCCTTGCGGTCTGGTGGGCACAGTCGGTCACGCTCGACAGCCGCGCCCTGAACGCCTTGCGACGGCCACCCACAGCCCCTTTAGCGGGGGCAGGCAGGGGAACCCCGTCTTCAACCGGAAACTCGCTTTGCTCGACTTGCATTTCTCGACACCCAAGGCAGCTATTACCCACAGCCTAGAGGCGATTATTTGCATTAGTCAATAATAATGAAATCTGCAATACATATTCAACGAATGCATATTGTTTAATTAAAGTTCACCACTCGCTTTCTTGCGCATGTGTTCATCATATAATTCAAACATCAACTTTGTCGCTTCAAAAGCGACTTCCCTATCCGGCGAATTCACCGCTCGCAACAGGCATTCGATTGAGTGATTCAAGAGCCAGTTGCCTTCTTCACCCTTGGGTTTGAATTCTTCACGGGTCATAAGAATCTGAAGGGCCGCAATGGCCGTGCTGCGATCCGATTGGTTCACCCAATGCTTCGCCAGCCGTTCAGCCGTTTTCAGGTAACTGCGCTCGATTAGCCGATTGATTTCTTCATCGGTTGGAGCCGGTCCCGTGTCCGGTTTGTATTGGCGTTCCCACGGTGTTTCATTCCACCAATCCGCCCTTGGTTCATCCGTCATTTCAAAGTTCCTTTTGTTATTTATGTTGGCCGGTATGTTGGCCAAGTTGATGTTGTTCAATCAAAAGTCCTGCAAACTCTGTCGAATGTGGCGGAGTGTAAATCCGCGAGCGCCGAAATCGGGGCGCTCTAGAGAAGGGGCGGTAACAACGGTCACAAGGTAACAATCACGAAAAAAGACCCCCCTCATTCGTTACTTTGTTACCGTTGTTACCGGGGGTATAAGGGTGAGCGTATTTTCCGCGCCCTTCTTTGCGCAATTCGCCCGCCGCCACCATTTTGCCAAGTAACCGGCGAATGTTACCGGGGGACTGGCCGGTAACATTGGCGATCTCTTGAGGGGTGAGAGGGGCGTTTGCACGGGCCACAGCGGACAGGATGGCCGCGCGCTCATCGGAGCGGCGAACCTCTGACGGCGCACCTAGACTTTCCCAACGACAGGTATCCCGGTCGAAGTCCAGCGCGAGTTCAAATTCTTCAACGTCGCGCCCCCTGCCCGCCAGAACAGGCCCATTGCTATCGCGGCTCAACACAAGTGTGGTGTCGGCTGCGCCGGTCAGGCCATTGGTTCCGCTGGTTCGCTCTAGCTTATCGTCAGCTTCAGCTTTGCGCGTGTGGTGAACAACAACCACGCCAATGCCAAATTCATCCGCCAACGCCTTCAATGGCTGGACGCTTCGATAATCATAAACGTATGCGTCTTCACCTTTGCCCTTGGACGGGCGAACCATGTTGAGAACATCAACCACGATCAGGCGTGGGTTCACGGCTGAAGTTATCCAGTTCCGCAAAGCGTCAACGCCGCCCTTGTCGAGCGTTGGCATTTCAGTCCAGATCGTTAGCGCCGGGCCGGGCTTCACGGTGCAAATCCGTTGAAGCCGGTCCTTAATCCGGCGCGGTGTATCCTCTAAGGCCGCATACAGCACGCTCCCTTGCGGGCAATGCATGTTCAGCGCAAAGCCGCCATGCGCAACGGCGTTCGCCAAATCCAAGGCTAGCCATGATTTCCCTAGCTTCGGCGCGCCAACCAGCAATGTGAGGCCAGCGGCAACGAGTGTGGGCACAATCCATGCAATCGGGGCAAAGTCCGCATCCCACAGTTCTTCAGCCGTGTATGAGGTTTGCCGGGCGGGCCTGCCTCCGACTTTCGCGGCGATTTCAGCGGTTAGCTTGCTGCTATCAACCAAGGCAAAGTTCGGTCGCGAGTCCATCGCCCTGTTGATTGTCCGTTCACGGTAATCCGGTCGAGATTGCGTCTTCTCACGCTGACCTAACGGGCTGGCCAGCCAAAGGCGTTCAACTTCAGCCGGGTTAAAGTTCGTGCGCGGAGCAAGTGCATTGCAAAGGGCTTGATCGGCTGCGCTGTGATCCCCGCCGTGGGCGCTTAGATCGCCGTTATAGAGGGCGGCTAGGGCCGGATCGGCAAACAGGCTGGCCAACACCTCGCCATTGCCCACAGAAGGGGCCTGTGAGGGCTGTGGGGGTGTTTCCGGTGCCGGACTGCCCAAATCTGCCGAAAGGCGCTCTAGGAGGCCCTGACAGTCGTTTATCGGGCCGGGCCGGACGAACCTGCCGGTCATTGTGAAATACCGGCCAGAGGAATAGACCTCGACCTTGCCGCGTCGTCTCGACGCCACTTTGCCCTTCACGATGATATGTAGTCCGCGTCCTGACGGTGAAAGTTCGGCGTAGCTATCGAACGCTTCATAAATCCGCCGTTGGACGGCAAAAGCTTCAGCGTCATCGCCAGCGTCATCAAGGTCAATGCCGGTGAACGGATCATTGTCCGTGAACACAAAGCCAATGCCATCAAACCCGCCTGCCTTGAATGCGGCAACAGCTTCATCAAATCCGGTCCAATGTTCGGGGTTCGACACACTGGCCTTACCGTGTCCAACCGCCTTATATGGAACTTTAGTTGGCTTGTTTCCTTCACGATGTTCATATCGCCAACAAACAAATTGCCTGTAATTTCGCATTTCTACAGGAATGCACTCGAACTGCTTTGTGGTATCGAGCGCGCTAGCTTGCATTGTCGGTGAATTTAGACTAACGTAGTCTCTGCCATCGTGACTATCGTTAGCCGTCGCCTCATTGCCGGGGCGGCGGCTTTCGCTTTCCATGGGGCTTACACCGGCATTGCGGCGCGGCGGGCCTCAAGGGACGCGACTAGCACCCTGATCTCATCATCGGACTTGCCAGAGATACGGGCGGCGTTGATGGCCGCGATTTCCTCTGACGGCCATGCCGACGCTGTGCCGATCTTGACCGGTTTAGGGAACGTGCCGCGCCGAATGTCCCTATAGATGGTTGGCCGGGCTAGGCCGCTAACGCGCCTCACCTCTGGCATTCGCAACAACTCGCTCACCTGAAGCCTCCTGTGTCTTGGTGTAGACGCAGAATTGGCCGACAAGATCAGGGGCGTCGTGGGGAATAATTATTCCATCAAAGCTTTGTCTAGTTCACTTTTAATTCGGTCGGTTATATCACGAAGTTTAATGTTCCGCATTTCTTTATCATAAGATTGATGTTGAACGCCGGCATATTCAGGCAGGTATGCTTTAGCAGCTTCGCGAGCGTTACGATACTTGCCAGCAATTACGTCTTGGGCTGCAAGAACGTCGAGTTGTTCAAGCCGGGCATCACGCGGACGCCCGCGATTGATCGGGGGGACGGGAACGCCATCTTCAATCACAAAGCTCATTGGCCAACCGCCTCGTTGATCGCAACGACATTGCCGGACGGCTTTTGTGGCTTCGCGCAATACGTTGTCCAATCCGCCATCAACCTTGCCCGCTTGGCCAGCAAATCCCCACGCTGATACGCGGCCTCTGCCTTGTCCTTCAGTTGGTGCGCCAGCGCGTGTTCAATGACTTCACGCGGGTATGACGTAGTTTCGCCAGCCCAATCGCGGAACGTCGAACGGAAGCCGTGTTGTGTGATGTCATCACGGCCCATGCGCTTGAGAACTGCCGTCAAGGCGCTATCCGTCAAGGCCCCGCCCCGGAGTGCCGGAAAGACGTAGGGCGAACCCTTCACGCGCTGAACACCCTCTAGGAGCCTCGCAGCGGCGTCAGACAGGGGAACGCGGTGTTCCTTGCCTGCCTTCATGCGTTCTGCCGGGATCACCCACAGGCGGGCCTTCAGGTCGATTTCCGCCCACGTCGCGGCCCGGACCTCGCCTGACCGGCTGGCGCACAAAATGGCGAACTCCAACGCCTTAGCCGCCATCCCGTCGCGCTTGCGAAGTTCAACGATGAACTTACCGACTTCAGCGTATGGCAAAGCGGCATGATGTTTGACCTTCTTCACCTTGCTAGGGGCAGGCAACAGCTTGTCCAGATGCCCACGCCAACGGGCAGGGTTCTCGCCTTCGCGGTATCCGCTGACGGTTGCCCAATCCAGAATGCTTTCAATCCGCCCACGCAACCGGCTGGCCGTTTCCGTCTTGGTTGACCAAATGGGGCGTAACACGTCCAGCACCATTGCCCGGTCCACCGACGCCACCGGCAACTTGCCGAACTTGGGAAATGCGTAGGCTTCAAGCGTGGCCAGCCATTGCTTGCCGTGTTTCTCGTTCTTCCATTCGGGCCGCTTGGTTTCAATGAAGGCTTCAGCGCATTCACGAAACGTCTTGGCCTTGGCGACTTCAAGAAGTTCAGCTTGGGCTTGAGCCTTCACCGCTTCTGTCTTGGCAACTGTGGGGGAAATGACGGTGCCGGTTTCCTGTGCCATCGCGCGCAACTCGCGAGCCTTCGCACGGGCTTCAGCCAATGACAGTCCGGGCAGCTTGGCGGCTTCAGCGTCAGTTGCGCCAGCCTTCGCGTTATACGGTCCAAGGCCAATATCGCGGCGTTTCTCGCCAACCTTGATCCGCAAGGCCCATGACTTCGTTCCGCCCTCAATGCGCAGATGCAGCCCGGCGCAATCGCTAGGGCCGACCATGACACGGCGGTTTTTCGAGCCTTCGGCCTTCAGCCGGTCAACGGCGGTTGCCGTCAGTTCTTTCGCGCGCTTGGGCATATCCGATCCTTGGCCAACAATCCGGCCAACATAAAAGCGTGGATCGGGGGAGCCGTCAAGAGTCACCCATAGACAGGCGGCTTAGCTAAAACATTGGTCTAGATGGAGTTTTGAAGCCTTCCATAGACACCCGTAGCCGCGATGGAGGCGGACTCCCTCTCCGCCATTTTTATATTAAAATCAATGCATTAAAATACTGACTGGCTCTCCGGACAGCATGGCGGTCATCATTGTGCCATGCGTAATTTTGTAGAATCGATCTCTGCTCGCTATCTCACAACTGCCCACCACGCTCACCGGTATAGGGGGCATAAGGTGATGCATACTAATGACCCGACTGAGATGCCTAATGACCTGCGCCCCGTTTGGCCCCGCATTTGAAATGGGAGTCTGCTCAACAAGGAGACGGACCCATGAGGAAGAGCAGGTTCAGCGAGGAACAGATCATCTCGATCGCGC is drawn from Glycocaulis alkaliphilus and contains these coding sequences:
- a CDS encoding helix-turn-helix transcriptional regulator — its product is MPEVRRVSGLARPTIYRDIRRGTFPKPVKIGTASAWPSEEIAAINAARISGKSDDEIRVLVASLEARRAAMPV
- a CDS encoding AAA family ATPase, with the translated sequence MESESRRPGNEATANDSHDGRDYVSLNSPTMQASALDTTKQFECIPVEMRNYRQFVCWRYEHREGNKPTKVPYKAVGHGKASVSNPEHWTGFDEAVAAFKAGGFDGIGFVFTDNDPFTGIDLDDAGDDAEAFAVQRRIYEAFDSYAELSPSGRGLHIIVKGKVASRRRGKVEVYSSGRYFTMTGRFVRPGPINDCQGLLERLSADLGSPAPETPPQPSQAPSVGNGEVLASLFADPALAALYNGDLSAHGGDHSAADQALCNALAPRTNFNPAEVERLWLASPLGQREKTQSRPDYRERTINRAMDSRPNFALVDSSKLTAEIAAKVGGRPARQTSYTAEELWDADFAPIAWIVPTLVAAGLTLLVGAPKLGKSWLALDLANAVAHGGFALNMHCPQGSVLYAALEDTPRRIKDRLQRICTVKPGPALTIWTEMPTLDKGGVDALRNWITSAVNPRLIVVDVLNMVRPSKGKGEDAYVYDYRSVQPLKALADEFGIGVVVVHHTRKAEADDKLERTSGTNGLTGAADTTLVLSRDSNGPVLAGRGRDVEEFELALDFDRDTCRWESLGAPSEVRRSDERAAILSAVARANAPLTPQEIANVTGQSPGNIRRLLGKMVAAGELRKEGRGKYAHPYTPGNNGNKVTNEGGLFS
- a CDS encoding S1 family peptidase, whose amino-acid sequence is MQSTIVEQLLHSTVKLTTACEGKVTGSGTGFFVRFARQDNGSFVPAIVTNKHVVNNKDRVIAVCHLAEDQNSTEDQKPSGKFVNCIISIAPEIIINHPDPNVDLCAVPITGILSDAKKKGTPLFVRFLDLSLIPAQDDWQYFDALEEVLMIGCPNGIYDKHNNLPIIRRGITATPVGKRYEGRDEFMVDMACFPGSSGSPIFLYNQSGYFSRKENATLMGAARLHIIGVLYAGPLITNEGSVILSKAPRFSVGSMMHLGNAIRSSELHVLDAEIKRLAGLPLKPEVEIGEPESFEEK
- a CDS encoding tyrosine-type recombinase/integrase, which encodes MPKRAKELTATAVDRLKAEGSKNRRVMVGPSDCAGLHLRIEGGTKSWALRIKVGEKRRDIGLGPYNAKAGATDAEAAKLPGLSLAEARAKARELRAMAQETGTVISPTVAKTEAVKAQAQAELLEVAKAKTFRECAEAFIETKRPEWKNEKHGKQWLATLEAYAFPKFGKLPVASVDRAMVLDVLRPIWSTKTETASRLRGRIESILDWATVSGYREGENPARWRGHLDKLLPAPSKVKKVKHHAALPYAEVGKFIVELRKRDGMAAKALEFAILCASRSGEVRAATWAEIDLKARLWVIPAERMKAGKEHRVPLSDAAARLLEGVQRVKGSPYVFPALRGGALTDSALTAVLKRMGRDDITQHGFRSTFRDWAGETTSYPREVIEHALAHQLKDKAEAAYQRGDLLAKRARLMADWTTYCAKPQKPSGNVVAINEAVGQ